aagttttttttatcaaaacaaaaaataatttttatcaccTTCAAACATCAACAACGAAATAAAATAGAGATTTAAAAtgtagaaatataaaataaaataaaattacactaatatttatatattgattctacaactcattttttttatgtaaagtAGTTCTCATTCAAtatgaatgaaattttatttatttgtatgcAATATAAATGATTGCAAAGATTTATAGGCAATTGAACTAAAACACTTATAGAATCAACTCTTTCTTCACTAAATGTTAAAGAACTTGGTTTTCTCGAAAACTTTTCACGAAAATCTAAACCTAACACTTTAAATTGAACACAATTGACACGTTAAATTGAACACAATCTTCAATTTCAAAAGTCTTAAACACCTTATTGGAATTACCAACTCTAGTAAGTTGAAAACATCCTCATTTTCACCCATCAATGTTCAATCAATTGAACCCTCCATTCCTCACCAATCATTCCAAGAAAAGATACTATACTTTTCATGTTTTCTCGAAAAATAAATCTAGTCACACCAAGAaatagaatttgaacaaatatttaaatgaacAAATGTCATTTATTCCCTTCaaattaacatataaataaaaacaatatttaaaaagttggtgttatttttttctaaaattaagatgaaatatatcaaatttttaaatatcatttttgtttgtatttcatttaaaaatgattattattacTACTGTTGCGTTCAAGTGTGAGTGATTAAGTCTCACAATAATTAAGAATGAGCTAAATGTAAGACATATAAAAGTAGTGACCCATATGCCTAATGCTTTAAAGTTTTGAGTTGAAATGTGACATCAAAGTCTCTTGTGATCCAAAAACATTCGACGTGATGTTGCTCTCTGTTGTCCTAAACTCCtcaacaagtggtatcagagtcATGTACAACTTGGTGTCGTAATAAGAGTAGATTATGAAATTGGATCCTGACACCGAAAGTCTTCCTAACGAAGTAGTCAAGAGGTCAGTCTTGTTAGTAATAACGGTTGTACGAGGATATAGGATGTGAGAGATTCACACTTTAGGAAAAAATTGTTGGGTTCAAGTGAAAGTGGTTAAGTCACACAATGACTAAGAAtgataaatgatatatatataatgatgatcCATATACCTAATaccttaaaattttaagttgaaATGTAACGTCAAAGACTCTTGTGATCTTTAGAACATTTATTCCATTGTTGCTCCCCGTACCCCATACTCTCCCGACAACTATTATATTACATTTACACACAACTTTCTAGCATGTACCTTTGAgatgaaaatgatatatttCTTTGTGCTCGTATTGCTTGTGTCATTTTTTTGGTTGTGAAAGAAGCTGTTGGATTTCTACATGCCTTTCATTGAGTGAATGATCAAGTCATCCAAAACATCATTTTCGAGTTGGATTGTAAGGTAGTTGTTGATCACATCTTGGATCCAACTCTTTTAACTTTGGCCAGGGAgacattattaaaaaatgttccTCTATTATTTCATATTTCCCCAAGCTTATCCGTGAATTATCTAAGATTATCCGTGAATTATCTAATATCTTGATCATACAAGATGATATCTAATATAGTTAGTCCTTGTGGATTATCTAATATCTATTGCACTTTATATTGCTTCTTTGTTTGCAATAaaatgaaatgattttttttcttgtgtaaaaaagtttttatttctctTATAAAAACAAGAAAGTTTTCATTTCATGAAAGGTTAAAGAAATTTAATGATTGGGATTCTAAAATAGGATTTACCACTAACCTTTTTTATATCTCCCGTATGGTTTTTAACTTTCTATGATTTGGGCGTTTCCTGATGAAGTTTTTGAATCTTATGATGTAATAATTGAGTGAAATTAATGAAATCTTGATCATAATATGCAATCTTTATGTTCTTCTTGGGCTAGCAGTTTGATGCAATCTTATCACAATCTTGATCAAAATTTAGTCAATGTTTTCTGTCCAAATTCAATAAATGATTGTACAATATTTTGATGAGCAAATTAAGGCATGGCCACCTGACCAAAGTATTTTCTCGCTAGACATTGATTACCCATAAGAAGTATTGAATGTGTGTATATATGAGCCTATATCCataatgtaattaataatttgttcAAAAGAAGATTAATATTTGGTCTAGTTGCATATTTATACCTATGACGATAATGGCATTATACGAAGTTTACATGTGATTGTTTGAATCAATATCTACATGTCATCTAAAAAATACGGggaatttttcaatttaatagtgatgttttttttttttttaatttctcaatcAAGTAGTATTTTTGGAATAAAAAATGCTACCGAATACTCCAATCTAATCATACTTTAAGGATCAATGAACAATCACTTATCTTAATATCTTTTTAATGTGAAAAGGAGTGTAGGTCCCaataaatgaaaaacaaacGAGAGGAACTAGGCCCCTTAAAACCACTTTTGTTTTAtccaaacatttttttttctaacaactttaaaaaatgttttgtattaaaatctgaagtaaaaataaatttgtcaaTGTACACTACAGTATGCTATCAATTTTTAAAGTGGgacagtttttttaaaaaagtattttagtCATGAAATTTAGATATTCTAATTTTTGgatcaatatatattaaattaaccaATTCATTCATTGACTAAATGGTTTAACCAATCCATTATGGGTAAGTGCTCTTTTTTGTGTTGGATCGAAAGCAGTACACCACATGACAAAATATGGATCAGATCATCATATACATTAAGGATCagaaaagacaaaaatatcaGTTTGTTTAGTGACGCAGTTGAGATTAAGAGGgagaaaaatataatagaacttttttttttattaaagactaTGTCATTTACTCTAGTAAGTACAGTTCATATTAGAGTGAGAGTTCTGTtgttaaactttttaaataaaaaaaaaaaattatttacatttttatttatcaaaatttatcatGTAGTATTATGATGAAAAATTGACATGGTCACtgcataattattaaattaaataaaaaaaaaataaaaaatgaaagcaaaagtTTGAAGTATTATAGTTTCATTTTCATGCACACAACATCTTTTGCTTTCTCTTCCTTTAAAAGCCATATAATTATTAAGGCATCTCTCTCTATTCCATGTCAAAAAAAGCTTCCctctttttcttctctttctttctgTTAGCTCTCCACAAAGTTTCAGAATTAAAGCTGAAAAATAAACCTGATAACAAGCCCAATTTTGCAGTACATAAAGCACTCCTATTAGATCATGCTTTTTCTTCTTGAAGAAAATCAACAAGAGCAAAGACACTTTTTCTTCTTGgctgttttataaaaaattataaacaaaacattCCTAGTACACTTTCACTTAGGATTCTTTTCCTTAGAGTCCTACAACTGAAAGCCTCaccaacttaatttttttatttcaacaaaaatttgtACGAATCGAAACAACAAACACTGAATTGTAGTAGATTATGCTGACACGTACAAGCTTTTTGGGTGAGTAATTTTTTCATCAACCATCTTGCATGATTTTGCATCATTCTTGGCTTTTATACCAATTAATTGTTTCTTCATTATTGAAGTTTCAGCttttaagtgtttgaaataaGGACTTATGATGCTAAGGAACAGATCAAGAGCAGTAACCAAACAAAGTTTGATGGGTGAACAATCTCCAAAACAGAATTTCACTACAACTATTCCATCACTATTTGGTTCACCAAACTATAGAGATTTTCATTTCACCTCAAAAAAGTGTCTCAATGGAAATGAAGCTTTGATAAGTCCAACATCAATTCTTGACACAAGAGCTTTGTCACCATTTGGAAATCCTTTCTCATATGACAACAAAAATAACAAAGCTAGTAGTAGCTCATGGGACAAGGTAGATTCAAAAATCATTGGACTTGCTCTTGTTGGTGCTTTAAAAGATGAGTCTTTTAATCAAAATTCTGATAATAAACTATGCAATAGAAAAGTGTTGTTTGGAACTGAGCTTAGAGTGAAAATCCCTCCCATGCCACCTACTTCCACTTTTGATTCCAAAACTGATTTTGTTGGCAACAAAACCAAGGGTTCACAAAAGTGTTCTAGAGATTGGGAGAGTACTGAGAGCAACAACGAACTAATGATCAGGACCGCTAAGAGACATGGACACGTGCACTCCACGGAATCAAGTGTTCTGAGTTTGAGTGAGATGGAGCTTTCTGAGGAGTACACATGTGTGATATCTCATGGACCTAATCCAAGAACAActcatatatttgataattgtgTTGTGGAAATGGAAAGTTATTGCTATGTGCCTAATAGCCATTCTTCAATGAATTTCCTTAACTTTTGTTACACTTGCAAAAACCATCTTGAGCACACAAAAGACATCTTCATTTACAGGTAGGTTGATTGAGTTCATTTTCAATGCTACCTTTATTCACAAagcaatttttcttttaatttgaattgttttttctagttcatcttttattttagttaCTTTAGCAAAACTTATTAAGGAGCATgatcttgtttttttttcagAGGAGAAAAAGCTTTTTGCAGTCAAGAATGTCGTCACCAAGAGATGGTGTTAGATGGAGCGGAAAATTAAGAATTTACTAGCAACATTTTAAATTGCTGTAATTGCAATACTACTGTGCAATACCATTGCAAAAACACCTAAATCTTTAATGTTGTAGTCACAATTGCAGTTATAgaccacaatttaaaattatgttgttAATGACCATTTTGTCTGAGTAAAATTATCAACCGGTCAAAATTTTCACAATTTACTTTTTCACccttttaagtttttatttttgtggtttTTTCCTACATCTATCCTGCAAATAGAGATAATAGAAGATGTATTGTAGAGCTCATTTCAAGAAAATGAGTAATAATATAAATAGTTTGCTTCTAGTTTTCACCCTTTGTTTTCGGCTTAATGATTATGATATGACTGAAAATAGTGCCTTTAATTTTCCTTCTTATCTTAGTTGTTGGCCATGATAATGCATATTATTAAATGGGGGAccaataagttatttttttcaaaGATTCTCATTAATAGAAAACACggtgttttatattattattatttattattattattatgctttTCACGCCCCTCAACTTAGATAAAAATCCAGCAACCCATTAGAATACATCTAAAAACTGACATTGACAGAGAAATATACATTTGTTATAGGTCCTTTTCCTTACCTATTACTTCATCATCCAAATAATTGAGTATTAGGCTTCAACGAGAAGCTTTGTACGTATTAACAACAGGGAGAATcccaaaatttcaaactttgtTTTTAAAGTCCGTTctgatattaaattattatccaCATAAACATTATAAATTAGTTATGCGCCGAAAAGGAAAAAATGCAATGGCTTAATTAACATGGTAATTCTAATTAGTGAAATGATTAAGACTTTGTTTGGTAACAAAATAGAGGACAACGATAAATTAGTTgataatagataaattaatagattgaatttgaattatttaataaaattagtatatagttttactaataaatatgatatttttaattaatatttaaattaagttaaaaacatTAAGAAAATCATTATAAATTAGTTCAAATTTAATAAGTCAAACAATCAAGTAATTATTATAATTGCGGGTTGGCTTGACAAACATTGCGATAAACAATACTAGTAACAATAgtttttcatattaaaaaaaaaaaatcagaaagcATAAGTTGAATGACAACCAACCTAACCTAATATATAATGAGAAGtgaaaaagaaagcaaatgGTAAACAAGAGTTAGTGCGCATGAAAATCAGCAGCAACCTTAACAAGATAAGTATTGTGGTTTGGGGAATCATTAACTAAAGAGGGAAAATTGACGTTTTAAAGGGAAGAGTGCAACGTCTAAGGTGAAAAATTGAAGTAGAGAAGGAAATTGGGACCCAAAAGTACTGAAAAGTGAGCATGGTAATATGCTAAGATGCTCAATCAATGGTATTAAAGAACAAACAAAAG
The genomic region above belongs to Cicer arietinum cultivar CDC Frontier isolate Library 1 chromosome 4, Cicar.CDCFrontier_v2.0, whole genome shotgun sequence and contains:
- the LOC101500639 gene encoding FCS-Like Zinc finger 8-like produces the protein MMLRNRSRAVTKQSLMGEQSPKQNFTTTIPSLFGSPNYRDFHFTSKKCLNGNEALISPTSILDTRALSPFGNPFSYDNKNNKASSSSWDKVDSKIIGLALVGALKDESFNQNSDNKLCNRKVLFGTELRVKIPPMPPTSTFDSKTDFVGNKTKGSQKCSRDWESTESNNELMIRTAKRHGHVHSTESSVLSLSEMELSEEYTCVISHGPNPRTTHIFDNCVVEMESYCYVPNSHSSMNFLNFCYTCKNHLEHTKDIFIYRGEKAFCSQECRHQEMVLDGAEN